In Gammaproteobacteria bacterium, the genomic stretch TCAGGATTCCTTTTAATCTTAATTTCTTTGTATATTGGCATGCTTGGTTATCATGAGTACGAACAAATGAATTGGATTGATTCTTTTGCCAATGCCTCAATGATTTTATCTGGAATGGGACCTTTACAGCCTCTACATACCGATGCAGGGAGAATTTTTGCCGGATTTTATGCATTATTTAGTGGGCTTTTATTTATTCTCATCGTGGGCATCATTTTTGCTCCCGTCGCGCATTGGTTTTTTCGCAAAATTCATCTCGATACCCCTAATGTAAAATAAAATATTACTTCATTATATCTAAACATTAAACTATCTCTTCTTAATTTTCGAATATTGTTTATTTTTCGCATTTAATTATACTATTAAAAAATAACCTAATGAAGAAAAGCATGCCACGATTAAAATCCAAAGTTGCACTCATTACAGGTGGGACTCAATCCATTGGTGTATCCATTGCAGCATTGTTTGCAGCGCAGGGTTCCCATGTGATTATTTCTGGAAGTCGCTCAACAGAGGAAGGTAATAAAATTGCTAAAAGCATTCATACTGATGTCCAGTATTTACAATTGGATGTGACAAAGGAGGGAGCGTGGCAAGACGCTATGGATTTGATTAAAGAAAAGTATGGTAAGTTAGATATCCTCGTTAATAATGCCGGCATTGAATACCCGCTTGATGCAATTAATCCTCAAAATCCTGAGCATTGTTCGCTAGAGGATTGGTCCGCTGTGCATAAAGTTAATTTAGATGGTGTATTTCTCGGGTGCAAATTTGCTATTGGACTGATGAAAAATAATGTTAATTGCGCCATTGTTAACATTGGCTCGCGATCCGGGCTAGTAGGAATCCCATCGTCTGCTGCTTACTCTTCAAGTAAAGCGGCTATTCGTAATTATACTAAAACGGTTGCGATGTATTGTGCCGGACAAAATTATTCAATTCGTTGCAACGTAATTCACCCTGGGGCTATTCTCAGTAAAATGTGGGATAAAGAATTGGGTAATGATGAATGGCGTGAACATCGGATTGCTGAATTCAGCCGCCACATTCCCCTTAAGCGCATGGGTAATCCAATTGATATTGCTTATGCAGCTTTATATTTAGCATCTGACGAATCATTGTTTATGACAGGCAGTGAACTCGTCATCGATGGCGGCATTATGGCAGGAACAGTCGCTTCTGCTAATGAAACAGTGATTGATATAGTTAAAAATGAAATTAAATAAATATACCTTGTTGGGCATTGCCATCACACTTGTTGGTTCGCTATGTTATGTTCTTATGAGTGCGGTATCAAAAATAACTGGCCAACATCTTTCTATCAATTACATTATTTTTTTACAAAGTCTATCTGGGTTGCTTTGTTCTGGAATTTTTTTAAAGATTAGCGGGTATCGGTGGAAGCAGTTATGGCGTTCAAAGCAAACATTTTATTTGCCACGTATTGTTCTGAGTTTAGCGTCGATTTATTCACTCATTTATGGATTGAAGTACGTCAGTGTGTTTAATGCTTTGGTTATTTTAAACTCTGCTCCACTTATCATTCCTTTGCTTCGTTTTATTATACTTAAAAAGAAAATAAATTCTTGGATTTTTCCAGGCGTTTTATTCGCCTTTTTTGGGATGCTATTAATATTGGCACCAGATCAACATATTATTGAGCCTGCAATATTGGTCATTATTTTTAGTATGCTATGCATGGCGCTTTCATTATTATGTTTAGAAAATTACCGAACTGCAGATCCAAAGTTAGCGATTTTTTATTATTTTTTACTGAGCAGCATCATTGTCGCTTCATTATTAATGACGCAACCTGAGTTTTTTAATTTTTCTATTCGCTATATATCATTAGGAATTATAATTGGGATTTTATTCTTTTTTGTCCAACTCAGTGTAGTTTATGCTTCGCGTTATATCTCTTCGCAATTAATCTCGA encodes the following:
- a CDS encoding DMT family transporter produces the protein MKLNKYTLLGIAITLVGSLCYVLMSAVSKITGQHLSINYIIFLQSLSGLLCSGIFLKISGYRWKQLWRSKQTFYLPRIVLSLASIYSLIYGLKYVSVFNALVILNSAPLIIPLLRFIILKKKINSWIFPGVLFAFFGMLLILAPDQHIIEPAILVIIFSMLCMALSLLCLENYRTADPKLAIFYYFLLSSIIVASLLMTQPEFFNFSIRYISLGIIIGILFFFVQLSVVYASRYISSQLISILFYSEIMMALLASMIFENLQPNFYRLLGSGLVILGGLLVVLIENKENVLKFKV
- a CDS encoding SDR family oxidoreductase translates to MPRLKSKVALITGGTQSIGVSIAALFAAQGSHVIISGSRSTEEGNKIAKSIHTDVQYLQLDVTKEGAWQDAMDLIKEKYGKLDILVNNAGIEYPLDAINPQNPEHCSLEDWSAVHKVNLDGVFLGCKFAIGLMKNNVNCAIVNIGSRSGLVGIPSSAAYSSSKAAIRNYTKTVAMYCAGQNYSIRCNVIHPGAILSKMWDKELGNDEWREHRIAEFSRHIPLKRMGNPIDIAYAALYLASDESLFMTGSELVIDGGIMAGTVASANETVIDIVKNEIK